The following proteins are encoded in a genomic region of Gossypium hirsutum isolate 1008001.06 chromosome D05, Gossypium_hirsutum_v2.1, whole genome shotgun sequence:
- the LOC107906989 gene encoding probable protein phosphatase 2C 72, translated as MGICISVASSEIHEADDCHHENVVFLAENIASLGTQGLGSLYTKQGSKGLNQDAAILYQDYGIEGGAFCGVFDGHGKNGHLVSNMVRNRLPSLLLNQKNALEKIRTAADDKSFQHQVAKTDVKSIPNKDFLNWQEACIGAFKVLDKEIMLQENLDCSTSGTTAVVVVRQSEDLVIANVGDSRAVLGTITENGIKAVQLTTDLKPGLPNEAERIRNCNGRVLALKGEPHIQRVWLPHEDSPGLAMSRAFGDFLLKNHGIIAVPDVFRHHLTPDDQFIVLATDGVWDVLNNNQVASIVMEAESEQEAAKAVVEAATASWKKKFPSSKVDDCTVVCLFFHKKQKPS; from the exons ATGGGAATCTGCATATCCGTTGCATCTTCAGAGATTCACGAGGCCGATGACTGTCATCACGAAAACGTTGTCTTCTTGGCTGAAAACATCGCTTCCCTTGGAACTCAAGGACTTGGCTCTCTTTATACTAAACAAGGAAGCAAAGGGCTAAACCAGGATGCTGCCATCCTTTATCAG gacTATGGAATAGAAGGTGGAGCATTTTGTGGAGTTTTTGATGGTCATGGGAAGAACGGTCACTTAGTGAGCAATATGGTGAGAAATAGGTTGCCATCACTTTTGTTAAACCAAAAGAATGCTCTGGAAAAGATTAGAACAGCAGCAGATGATAAGAGTTTTCAACATCAAGTCGCAAAAACAGACGTCAAATCGATACCAAACAAGGATTTTCTTAATTGGCAAGAAGCTTGTATCGGTGCTTTCAAGGTGCTGGACAAGGAGATAATGCTTCAAGAGAATTTGGATTGTTCCACCAGTGGAACCACCGCAGTTGTTGTTGTCAGACAG aGTGAAGATCTTGTTATTGCAAACGTTGGCGATTCAAGAGCAGTGCTAGGAACAATAACCGAGAACGGGATCAAGGCTGTTCAATTAACCACTGATTTGAAGCCAGGTTTACCAA ATGAAGCAGAAAGAATAAGAAATTGCAACGGAAGGGTCCTTGCTTTAAAGGGAGAACCACATATCCAGCGTGTATGGCTGCCCCATGAAGATTCTCCAGGCTTAGCCATGTCTCGAGCTTTTGGTGATTTCCTACTCAAGAACCACGGAATAATTGCAGTCCCTGACGTCTTCCGTCATCACTTAACCCCAGATGACCAGTTCATTGTTCTCGCAACAGATGGG GTATGGGACGTGCTCAACAACAACCAAGTTGCCTCCATAGTGATGGAAGCAGAAAGTGAGCAGGAGGCGGCAAAGGCGGTGGTGGAAGCGGCTACCGCCTCATGGAAAAAGAAGTTCCCATCTTCAAAAGTAGATGACTGCACCGTGGTTTGCCTCTTCTTCCACAAGAAGCAAAAGCCAAGCTAA
- the LOC107906990 gene encoding uncharacterized protein, producing MEKCESILEAICEEDDLGDGGDVEMLDVEEGELVDGNSVNDRDKSGFADVNGENQGSQSKNKKRRSNKKKNKKKKSGSGPKPLDINRFVLDTCRRLKEKKSYMVYTAVGCLGISALSDLVKEVDAIQSCGGQMTADGRRCRTGGGILWNIIKAREPAAYREIMKKAKEFEKHFKQQYVRQAPAQRKEISSQETTLSNGTAASVPQDAGLIPNDPTEEFSAEGTRKSVHDRIRVPVSYEDLLGEDSKDD from the exons atggagaaATGCGAGAGCATATTGGAAGCGATCTGCGAAGAGGATGATTTAGGAGATGGGGGAGATGTGGAGATGCTTGATGTAGAAGAAGGGGAGCTCGTGGATGGTAACTCCGTAAATGATCGAGACAAAAGCGGCTTCGCAGATGTTAATGGTGAAAATCAAGGGTCCCAAAGTAAAAATAAGAAGCGGAGAAGTAATaagaagaagaacaagaaaaaaaagagtgGTTCTGGACCTAAACCTTTGGATATTAACAG GTTTGTGTTAGATACTTGTAGACGGTTAAAAGAGAAGAAGTCATACATGGTGTACACTGCTGTGGGATGTTTGGGGATTTCTGCACTGAGTGATCTTGTTAAAGAG GTGGATGCAATTCAATCTTGTGGAGGTCAGATGACTGCTGATGGCCGACGATGTCGGACAGGTGGTGGCATATTATGGAATATCATAAAAGCACGAGAACCAGCTGCTTATCGAGAAATAATGAAAAAGGCCAAGGAATTTGAG AAGCACTTTAAGCAACAATATGTCAGACAAGCACCAGCACAGAGGAAAGAGATCTCTTCTCAAGAAACTACACTCTCGAATGGAACTGCAGCAAGTGTTCCACAAGATGCTGGACTTATTCCTAATGACCCGACAGAAGAGTTCAGTGCCGAAGGAACACGCAAATCTGTTCATGATAGAATTAGGGTCCCTGTTTCATATGAAGACCTTCTAGGAGAGGATTCAAAAGACGATTAA